A region of the Sarcophilus harrisii chromosome 3, mSarHar1.11, whole genome shotgun sequence genome:
GAACTATTTTGGACCTTACAATTTGTCACAGCACTCCAGACCTCCAGACTTCTAGGACACTGCTCATCTGATCTGCTCACACTAATACAAAATGATAACATCTATCCAATCTTTGAACATTTAGAGATGCTAGGATTTTCCAAACACTCTAGCTGAACTCTCCTAGACATATTGTTTCTCCCAATTAAAGCGTGAGCTCCTTGGGAACTAAGACTGTTTTATCTTTTCCATCTGTATCCGTAGCATTTAGCAAAGGACTTGGCAAGTAGtaaatatttgggaaatttttaaattcattcaaaACGTGGATTAGTTCCTactgtgaaaagaaaaagatatttcaatCATAATATCAGGTAGAAATACATATCAAAAAGCCAAAAACCCTAGGagacaaaagggaagaaaaaaagaggaaaagacaatCAACTTTCCTTCAGTTTTTCAATTCAGATAACTACCATATAACTGGCATTGATAAGGAAAAGATGCATCCAGATGCTTTCTTTATCTAAAGAAAGTCAAGAAGCATCAGAAATAGCAGAAAAAGTCACTTAGAcagaaggccaaaaaaaaaaacaaaaccaaaaaccaaacttGAACAAAAGTTCATAAGACTggggaaagaacaaagaattgTTCTTGTGCCCTGATTCATGCCTTTGCAAAGACTCAGGTTTATACCTTAACTTGGCAATTGATTTTATCTcaaaaaattgatctacttgGTATCCTGActttggaagaaatgaagaagtaaagtgatttattCTATCTAGAAAAGctcaattacattaaaataaaactggaaaatactatTATTGGTACCCAAATCCCAGAGTTACCAAATATTCAGCAATAAAAATATAACTTCATAATTTATAGaaatctttatttcattatttgcatTATTATATGCTTCTGATGAGATATTATGGAGGGAAATAAATAGCtcatttttatgtaatattttataatttgtgaATCGATATTTAAACCCTGGCTAAGGCCtaaatccaaaaaacaaaatgatgctTGGGATCTGATGGGGAAATGGCACACAACCACACAACTCTGTTAGAGATTTCAAATATATAAgcagaaggaaaataaggaagctAAAGGAAGAGTCCTCAAATGTGGAAGAAATCCCTGTAGTCTGAATTGTGTAGTGGCTCTGATTTTTCATCAGAGTAAAAATCATTAAGGATTTTCAGAGGTCAagtcccctcatttcacagataaggaagctaTTGTTTACAGTGATTTACTGACTTTCTGGGTCTAATGGTCTAGACATGagacttaaagtcaggaaacctgagttcaaaacccaCTTTGAGTGTTTATTgactatatgactttggacaaactCATGTAATTTCTCTGTTCTTgagtttctttatatttaaaatgggTTGGATTCAGTGGTCTCCAAAGTCACCTTCAGTTCTAAGACTGAAGTCACCTTCAGTTCTAAGACTGATTTTATGAGTTTACAGGTGGCAGAATAGGGATATGAATCCATattatctgatttcaaatccagcattttttCTATGGCATCAAGTTGAAAAAGAATgcaaaatttgtttaaaaaataaagaaaagaaaagaaaaaaagaaagaaaagttgcaGATCAATACCCACATACTCAGAAACATCAGGTATAATATTATGCACAGGATTTCCTAAAGACTGGACACCATTTTAATTCTCTACCCCAAATTTTCAATCCAATTTCAGGAATATTTTGTTCCTGGaaatatgtttgtatttttataatatatgttacttttaaaaatagaattggctttACAAAGTTTTCCACAATGGTCAGTTGgttgattgaacaacaacaacaacaaaaatgtatttctgttATATAAATTGAGTGAGATTTCCATTTGTCATTGAAGCCCATAGGGTAAAACTGCATTTCCAGAGAAATTCCAGGCTCATTGACTCACAAATTGAGATGGTTCCAGTAGAAGTCTAAAAGGGAATCTATTTTTCCCACTGACTTCATCATAGATGCCTTCAAATGGTACCAGAGCAGAATGATTGGccagaaggaaataattcctgTACAGATTGAAAGGGGGCAAATGAAAATGCACACACCCATGCTTTGATGACAGATGTGGCTAATTAAGAAGAAAAACTTGTTTAATTTCTTAGCATaggatttcttattttctcatgtTCAAGGAATCTGacattcctcatttttcttttgatattcccTAGGGTGTTCCCTGGTCATAATACAGGCAGAATTGCAGGTGGATGAAAATGAGtgacttttaaagaattattgaGCATAATTCACAATAGAACAGAGCAGGACAAACTTACTGTTACAATAGGAGACCATGATGTGTTCAAATTCTCTTATAATTTCAATGTCTGCATCATACCTTAAAGAAACAAGAATACAAGTTAACCTATGTTCAACTTAGATGCAATATGCAGaactacaataataaaaataaaaactctaaataTGTCCCTAAAtttttgcaggtttttttttcaacagcaaagtgattcaaTAGATGttgcactggacttggagtcaagaagacctgatcaAAACCCACTTTCAGACACTCACTGTCTCAGTTCCACAACTgataaatgaggataataatagcacctacctcttaggTTATATGAGGCTTACAtgatataatattggtaaaaaaaaatacttagctCTGTGTCTGTGATCTATTAGAAGCTTATTAActacttcattttcttccttcccatccttTGCCTGTCTTTAGGTTAGAGAGGTAATATtgtacagaagaaaaaagaattcagattttacctctgacatatactaatTAAATAACCATGGAAAAGGCAGTTTCTCAGTGTCTCTGGAAAATCTTTGACATATAAAGGATTTGCTGATATACAGACATGCATAGGTAGAGAGTGAAATTCAtaggattagaaaggaaaattttttttaataaataaaaaagaatgttttgattaacccaaatgacatttttttttctgtcaactCTTCTAGGTTGACATTTGTGAATGTTTTTCTGCCCCTAGATCCAGGTTCCATATTTTCTTGTATGAATCAGCTTTTCCAATATAATCTATATGTTACATTGAACAAAGGTGGgggaaaaagatattaataaaaatgaaaattattaaaacCAATCCTATCAGTCATTAATTACATTTAGGgggtacagtgaataaagtaccAGTTATAAGAtagaaagacttgaattaaaatctgaccttagattCTTGcttgctatgtgatcttgggtaaaccACTTAAGTTCtatctgttttttcatttgtagaatgtgaataaaaatagcatcttaGATACAATGAAATATTGGGAAtactctatataaatgctagatatcaTTACTGAATCCATGAGTTTATATGATATAGATTGCTTTGCCTTGGACATCCTCTTTCATGGATCAAATTCAAACAAATACAATATGGCTAATTTGTTTCATCAAGGTAAAATAATCTTTCATGTGTAAGTATGGTTTGACCTCTAAACCCCACTATACTTACTTATGTAagagatttttctcctttatactaAGATAAGAAACTTCATTATTCTTGGTCTTCATATGGGTCAATGCATCACAAGATACATATGTAGGTTTCACACAGTAGAAGGCTTCTTGATCTCGGAGGTCCAGATACTGGCACAGTTCAGCACTTGTATTTAGAACCAAGCCACATTCGCTTAAGACTTGGGATTTGCCATTGACAAATTGACCCATGAAAGTCACCTTACCATACCCTCTATTCCTTGCTCTCCAGAGGGCAGACACCCCTTCACTGGGAAAGATGAgaagaagagacacagagacattgcCTGCCCAGAATAAAGTGAAGCTGACAAGGTAGGTACCATTGTTGAAATCTGTCAACTTTCCTGAAGCTCCTGCCTTCAGATCTGGGGAAGAAATCCTGGCCCTTAAGAAGTCTCCTCCATATTCTTTTCTGCGTCCCAAATAGTCTCTTGCCTCCAGGTGGATGTCTAGTTGATCCCCTTTGCAGTAAGTGGTCCTAGGATTGATGATTCTGGCCACACTATGGGCTGCACTTGTGGTGGTACTGATATGAGAGAATGGTCTGTGTGGGATCTGATGATCCAGGTGCtctatgattttctttatttttaaatcagtctCTGTGGGTTCTGTGGCTGTTCTGAGTGGTATTTCAGGACATGAAGATTTTCTGCAAGTGTCCAAATGATGACCAGTAGTAGAAGGAATGAGaacagaaggaaactgaagcaataaGAAAATGACATATTATCTGGATATTGCACAAAACATATTTGTAGTTTGTTATCACTATTTCTTTCCAGTTTATGGATAATAACTAAAACATGAGATTGGAATTTCAGAGCTATAAGAAATATGTACTATTTattatgcaaagcatttccagCATGTGCTCATGGACacatagtattattattattattattatatatttaattaatatataggAGGGATAAGGACTAGACTTGTGATGTCATTTTCAAAGGGTAGTTTAAGGTGAGGGAACTGCTTTTACCATGTAGATTGagactttctctgcaatttataatatCAGAGTTGTCTAAAGTACTGAAAGGTTAAAGTGACCAGTCCAGGGTAACACAGATAtggtatttgaatccaggtcttcttgtctttgaagatggctctctatccactaaaccacccTGCTTCTcctatataaatgaatatacatgATTTTAATGTATGTGTGTTGGATACATTTTTCTATACTTGTAACTAagtatctatacatgtatatacatgtatttatgattaaacatatatacatatatatttcttttaaagactGAATTTAACCGAAATTCagcttttcaaacattttttttctttctttgtatattgaaatttttatttatgattattaTGTTCACATGGATATATTTTTAAGAGAGAAGAGTAAATGATACTTGGAAATGCAGATAGAATTAATAACATCAATTAGATATAAGAACAGAGAGCCAAAGTTCTGGAGTTTACATCCCATTGTATACTCAAGCTACCACTTGTGTTTATCTATGGAACTAGAGTAATAAACTACcttatttgggaaaaaatcaattatttatcaatcaataaaatagtaaataaactaaatcaataattttgatttgggaagaagaaaagcataTTGCAAACATCAAGATAGGTCATTTCAGGGATTGTCTAGAATCCAGCTCAGACTGGCTCTGAAGTAGTAATGCCaagaaactatatttttgtacttatgggCAATTCCAGGACTCTCCATGGTCAGAAACAAGTCAGTCAAAtgtgctacttttttttttccaatccgGAAATCAGTTTAGAATTTGATCTATCCTGGATTCTCAAACACTATTAAGCCTTCTTAAAACTATTCTAGAAGTTTGAGTTGAACCTGAGGTAAATCAAGAAAGTGCTCAAATCCCTGGGTTGTTTGCAGAGCTGTGGGTAAATTTCAAGGACAACATCTCTGGCCAATATGGGAGTAAGGAGGAAAGTTGAGGTATTTGTTTAGTTAACTGTCATTCCTTTGTGCAAGCTATGGCATTTACTTGATTTGTCTTGGAGTAATTGTCAAtactaaaagagaaaacaattcttACCTTTATGAAGTTTTCTGAAGCCATCAAAATGATAAAGCCAGCTAATACTGAGATCAAAAGCAACAGTATTTGACAAGTAGTCATAGAAGAAATCATGGTATGTCCTTTGAGAGGTGACcgggagagaagaaaggacacAAAGGTGAAAGAATATCCTTTCATGCTCATTTGCCATCATTTTCAGATGTTCTGCGATATAGTGGACTCCATTTCTCTTCAGTGCCTGGTTCTTTAGTCCTAGTCTCACATCATTAGCCTATTTTCtagagaaaggaaataggaaattaaGAAAGGTCCAGATGCTCAAAGCACCAGAccagactattaaaaaaaaaatctggttttttTTGATCTTTGAATTTATTCCCCTTTCATCCTCCCAGTTACAAACAATTGTCCTTTCAGTTTCATTCTCCCGTCAGAGAACAAAATAGCATATTGAGCAAACGGGTACAAAAGGTCAGTCCTGAGATTTTGTTGCTACCTACATGAACAGCCCAGGAgctatttatttgttctttgttcttcctAATGGCTAGCCCACCTTTCTCAGAAATTTGCTAAATGATAAGACATAGGGACACCTTTGTATATAAGTCTTCATTGGTAATATTTTGGGGGCAATTAATACTCACAAACTGGAAATAGGTTCTATTCTGAGGGTTTATGCAACACATGTGTATTTTCAATCCTAGCAAGAATATACAGATTGCTTTTGATTGCCTCATCAGCAAGAATCTCTTGGATTTATACTTTTGTATCTAAAAAAATGTGCAACGTAAGGACAGATTAAGTAGACACTAGTTATTTCCCAAGGCATTTATTATAGTTTGAGTAAATTGAGATAAGCACATGGGATAGAAGAATTCTGTTTAAGTCAGAGTTTGAGTGCAGATGATGGATGTTTTAGCCTATCTCTAACCATCTGTGACACTCCCTTCTTCTGATAAAAGGGGCCAAGTCTAACTAGTTTGCAACAGAATTTTGGTTGGTTTGAGAGTCTTTAAAGCTAACTGGATTTTATTCTACTGAGTCTAATTCATTGTGTAATTAATGTGTAATATAATGAGCAACCCTCTAATAATTGTTGGGCTATGAACATGTGGTCCATGTGGGAAATGATCTACTAATATTTATCTGTTGTCTTCTCATATTTTCACAAATGTtactctctttgtgtgtgtgtgtgtgtgtgtgtgtgtgtgtgtgtgtgtttgtgtggagGTAAGATTTGTGAaaatatgagaatatatatatcataaagacTTTATACAAAGATGATAAACTTGGAAACAACCACAATGAAGAAAACCATTATAGATTATcccatactaaaataaaattggatctagatttttaaaggggaaaaattatttaatttttcataatgctttaacatttacaaagttatttttttcataattacccTCTGAAGTAAAGAATAAATACTactagctttttttaaaataagaggaaattgaACTTAAGATTGATTAAATAACTTATCCTTCATTACATAACTAGTAGGTGGCAGAGAGGGGAAATAAATCCaggatttttatttcaaatcctaGTTCTTTCTGATATCTTTTTACATAACTTCATTTTAAGTAAGGAGAAGAAACCACAAAATCCTATTAGGAAGTCATTCTCAAATAACTATAAGTGTGAATATTATCTTTAAGTATAGACATTTGGTGGAAATGTCTGTTTTCATAGTTAATGAGTTTCTCATCAATAGATGTTTTTTGTGGAGCCCGGATGACCACTCATCAACAATATTGTATAGTGGACTAATGGATATATATCTAGATAataattggactagatggccatctgaacctttgtaattttatgatttttaagaacaataataattgtataattattgAACCATTTCATGTTCTGACCATGTAAGGAAGAGATGTATATTGTGGAAGTAAGTAATCTGCAGCCCATTACCAGTAATGGCATAAAAGATATAATCTAggatatataattgaaaaatcaaTTGAACCAGTTATATAGTACAATCAAGAACTGACTAACCTAAGATTAGCAatggaatgataaaaaaaatctaaagatacTTCTCTAGCACATTGTGTGGATCTACCAGTGAACATTTATAGaatgaaataatcaaattaatCCAGTTGTGATAGTTTGTGCCACACATTGTATGCATGTACTTCAAGAAAGTTAGCACTTATTCTCctgaaaatagaaaaactatttggtaatttcaaaacatgcaaaaatttttttggatttcACCACTCTGACTGCAGACTAGGGCTAATTCATTCTGATGTCTAATCTTGACATCTCATCTTGAAAATTTAATTGTTTAATGGATTTtagattattttggaaaatacaATGGATACCATCTCTTATAATTCCATCTTTTACGAATAATAAAAGTCATTTTGAaggaggttgagtgacttgtccaaagtcatcagAGTCAGGACCCAATCAGAGTCAGGACAGAATCCcagttctcctgatttcaagttctgtgttgttgttttttttgcccaacatttatttaatttatttatttttacaaattttttgtTGATGCTTTTTAAAACAAACCAATCATTTCCAAATACAGAGAGgatgaaatgtatatatatatatatatatatatatatatatatatagtcttgtctgagaccagatttgaactcaggtcctcctgactttagggctgatgctcaggacaaattttttttttttgctgaaaactattaaataaaaacatctttagattaaataatttaaataaaacctttatagtaatcataactgactagattctttttctttcctaactaTAGTTGTGAAAGCTATGAACTTCCACTGTTCCTATTAGTTGTGATTTAAGGCTGAGACCTCTCATGAACTATCATGTCCACCATCAAACTCATTGGTTATGATGTAGGAGTTGAAATAGCTcttgttcactttttttgtggtagcaaggaattggaaaatgagtggatgtctatcaactggggaatggctaaacaagctgtggtacatggaggtaatggaatactattgttctataaaaaataatgaacaagctgattatagaaaggtctggaaagatttatatgaactgatgttgaatgaaacaaacagaaccaggaatacattgtacacaataacagcaagaaagtgtgatgttcaactatgaaaagcttggttcttctTAGCACTTTAGTGGTCtgaaacaatttcaaaagactttggacagaaatgccatctgcatccagaaaaaaatctaaagtgaCTGAATATAAGTCAACATATgccatgtttatttcttttttctgtttttttaaatctctcccatggtttttcccttttgctctgatttttcctttcccaacatgattcataaaataatgtgtatcaaaaataaataaacttactacaattaaaaaatgaaatagttcttgctCTCCATTACCACTCTTAAGCTCTCCCTTTATCACATCATTCAGCAATCTGCCCTCTTCTCAACTTTGTTTAATTCATATTTACTACCTAATCAAAATTCTTATAACTGTCCTCTACTGAACTCTAAGACACTATCTTTAACAAGTTCAGGTTTTGACTcaccatctttctttccttctcaagtcCTGCTCTCATAGCATGAGACTTCAAAATAGATATCAGTACTCTCATAAATGTGCCATGTTCCCATTTTCTCAACCTATTCATTTACTCTGATGTATGTGTTTACTTGGTCTCAGCTGTTTATAGCCTTGACCTTGTCATCATTGATAAGTGTTCTACTTCTATGTTtataaactctgaaattcttttatctgaTCATAATATTTGTCGTTTCAGCTCTCCATCTGTTTACAACCTCTCACTCTTCTCTTCAtcagtaaataaatgtttaattgcttaatatgtgccaggcattgtccTGACCActggataaacaacaacaaaaacaggaaaagacaatttctacttccaaagagatcataatttTATGTGAggaagataatatgcaaacacCTTTataaaaacaagggaaaaattaaaataatcaacagaggagaTCTGCTAAATTTAAGagattgagaaaggcttcctgtagaaattaaattttagctggaatttgaagaAAGTTAGTAATGCTAGGAGGTAGAGATGGGAGAACTAGGTATAGGGAACACAAAGTGAAAATGCAGAATTGGGAAATGGTGCCTTTTTCCAAGAATAGtaaagaggccagtgtcactggtgCTGTAATGATGCTATAAAAGGATTGAAAAGATGGAGGCAgacagattatgaaggactttgaataccaGAGGTTTTAATGTTTGATATTAGAGGTgatagaaaatttatttattgagtAGGAGTTCAGGGGACTGAACATAGTTaggacatggtcagacctatacTTTAGGAGGATCATTGTGACATCTGAGTGGAGTATGTACTGGAGTGAAAAGAGACTTTTTGCCAGGCAGACCAATCAATGAGCTGTGAAATATCACAGCATAGAGTGCTAAGTAAGGGCTTGCACCAAGTAGGAATGTGAAAGGGGTGAAAAGGAAGTATGTGAGAGATATGAGCCTGGTTGATTAAGAGAATGAGAATACCCTGATTTTAGGTCCTTCCACCCATCAATTGTTTCTGAGACCATTATTTCTGCACTGACTATACTCTCCTCTTTTCCACAGAGGCAGCTGGGTAAAGCAATAGATAGATATgtcactgggcctgaagtcaggaagatctggattaaaatctaacttcagacatttactagcagtgtgactctggagaagtcattttATCTGTATACCCtggtttcttcaactataaaatggaaataaaattaatatctgTCTCCCTGGATTGTTGTGAGAGCACTCTTTTCTTCacttgtccccattttacatcaCTTGAATTTCTACtcccaatattttctccttcatctctctTCCCGTTTACTGCTTCCTCCCTGTTTCCTAAGAACATGTGTATGTCTCCCCCATACTCAAAAACTCTCTTTTGGTCCATCCTTCTCCACTAGCTATGATCCTCTATTTCCTCCCTTTTGTGGAACAATTCCTTGAGAAAGCCACAATTATTGCCTTCATCGTTCTCATTTTCTCCTAAACTCTTTGCAATCCGGCTTAATGATGAATCATATCATTATTCAACAGAAACTTCTAtcttcaaagttaccaataatGTCTTAATAACCAAATCTAATAGTTTTTCCTCATTACAgatccttcttgacttctttgcAGTTTTTGATACTGTAGGTAACTTTTCTTGAAACTCTTTTGTTCTCTAGATTTTTATGACACTGCTGTCTCTGgttcttcttctacttctctgaTGAATCCTTAGTGTCCTTTGCTAAATCTTCCTAGTCATGCTCACCCACTATAGGTGTTCTTCAAGGTTCTGTATTTAGTCAGTttgtcttctctctatatattgttGGATCTCATTagctctcatggatttaattaagTTCTCCAAATAATGTAGATTATATTATCATCTCacaaatgattctcagatttgtATGTCTAGCCACAGCTTCTTTTCTGATCTTGAGACTTGCATCTCCAATGAActattgaacatttcaaattGGTTGTCTTTTAGACACATTAAATATAACATGTCTAAAATAGCTCATTATTCTTTTCCCTAAACCTTCCCCTTTTTCTAAGTTATCATTAACATGCCTGGAGACATCATCATCCTCCTACTCATTCATTCTCACCATCCAGGATGTCATTCTCTATTCTCATTCTTTTACCCCAAATTCCAtgcaatctgttgccaaatcctGTCAGTTATTTTTGGATTAACTTTTAtatatgtccctttctctcctctgatactgctaCCATTTTGGTTCAACTTGTCATCTCATGTCTGGATTATTGAAATAACCTTTTGACTGGTTTCCCTGACTCaagtctttctctgtttcagttcaCAGCTCCAGCTAGCTTCCTAAAGCACAAGCTTGAACATGTTGTACTTCATTTAATAACCTCTAGTTCTTAACTATTAGTTATAGAATCAAGTATAAtcttctgtttgatttttaaagtctttcataatctggtctctttattcttcttctttttttctttcttccttcttccctcccttcctgtctctctctctgtgtctgtgtctgtctttgtttctgtgtctgtctctgtgtctgtctctgtctctctctccccctcctgtGTTCTTCTCAACATATTCTGTAATCCAGTAAGACTGGACTccttgcaatttttaaaatttatttggacTTTTTAATGCAAGAATAGAAGGTTGGATATCTTAGGAAACCAAgaaatatggaataaaaatatttgtccCCTTTATGGATCAATTTCCCAAACTCAACATAAAAGGCATATcaatgtcctttttattttttctatttacatagaATAACTtatatgttctattttatttatttaatattttccctggttacattcaaaacaaaaaaattatatatatatatatataataacatttatgagttctaggttctctcctttaATCCCtcccacaattaagaaattacttgtgaaattatacaaaacatttccatgaaaaaaaaaaacccatagatTTCCCacctaatgaaaattaaaaccctcgaaaaaattaagttaaaaagagtgagagagaacaatagaaagagaaagaaagaaagaaagaaagaaagaaagaaagaaagaaagaaagagaaagaaagctttaatctatattcagaaaCAATCGATTCCTTCTCTGTTATGGATAGGctatttcattataaatccttcagagtagttgtggatgattgtactactgagaatatcAAAGTCATTCATAAC
Encoded here:
- the LOC100934689 gene encoding NXPE family member 1-like, with product MSMKGYSFTFVSFLLSRSPLKGHTMISSMTTCQILLLLISVLAGFIILMASENFIKFPSVLIPSTTGHHLDTCRKSSCPEIPLRTATEPTETDLKIKKIIEHLDHQIPHRPFSHISTTTSAAHSVARIINPRTTYCKGDQLDIHLEARDYLGRRKEYGGDFLRARISSPDLKAGASGKLTDFNNGTYLVSFTLFWAGNVSVSLLLIFPSEGVSALWRARNRGYGKVTFMGQFVNGKSQVLSECGLVLNTSAELCQYLDLRDQEAFYCVKPTYVSCDALTHMKTKNNEVSYLSIKEKNLLHKYDADIEIIREFEHIMVSYCNNVETVKEKCQIGMKSPIPSGYSLQEKWNPAFCKLTQLSNVTEINNCLKGKLIYLMGDSTLRQWIKYLSKFVKTLKYFDHHGSGPFEKHVLLDAQRQIYIQWKKHGLPFVTNQIYTLKDHEYITREIDRVAGDRNTVIVITLGQHFRLFPIDIFVRRVINIQKAIRRLFLRSPDTRVILKSENLREMHMDPSQAVNFHGYIQYLIMRDIFWDLNVGFIDAWDMSIAYDSKILHPPDNVIGNQINMFLNYIC